The following nucleotide sequence is from Fibrobacter succinogenes.
CAGCGAGCTTCGGATAGCGTCGTTCCATTTCACAAATTTGCGAAACGCTTGTGATGTCGCCGTTGTAAATGAGCGGGTGACGACATTCTTCATAAAACTTTTCGAACGACTTAAAATCAATAGCGCCCTTGTATTGCTGTTTGCCAAGCCTTGGGTGGAGGGTAATTTGTGTGAGCGGTGTTTCGTTTAAAATTGGAAGGAGCGCAAAAGCTTCGTCAGGGGATTCTTGCCCGAGCCGCATCTTCACGGAAAATTTTATCGGCGCAGTTTTTTTTGCATTTGCCGGCGCGGTTTCGTTTGTGGCGCTAGATAATTTCGCGATTTCGTCCATGATTTTTTGGACGGTTGGCGCATCGTTCAATAGCCCGGCACCGCGATGACGATTGACTTGCATCGGGAAAGGGCATCCCATGTTGAAGTCGATTTCCGTGTAGCCTTTGGCGATTAATGCGTCTGCGAGAATTTTAAATTCATCGACGCTGTTTGCGATGATTTGCGGAATCTCGCGAGCATTCAAATCGCGCGCATTCCCTTCCGCGATGTCCGCGCATTTTGCATTTGCGCAATCAGCATTCGCGCATTCTAAATCGCGCAAATCTTTTTCGCGCGGCTTCCCGTTTTCAATTCGCAAGAATGGTGCGTAATAAGCGTTCACTCCGCCAAAAATTTCAGCGTGGGCTTTTCGATAAATACCCGTCGTGTAACCTTGTAGCGGTGCGAATAAAATTTTTAACATGGCGCGATTTTTGCGAACCTTTAAATTCTTGCGAACTTTCGGCTATTCTCGTTATTTTCCGAGTGCTTTCTTCAAAGCTCTGATGGCGTTTCCACGATGGCTGATAACTTTTTTCTCTTCAAGTTCCATTTGCGCAAACGTTCTTGTTTCGCCATCCGGAACAAAAAGCGGATCGTAGCCAAAGCCCATGTTGCCAACGGGCGCGTGATTGATTTCGCCGCGGCATTCGCCTTCGAAAATAATCGGCTCGCTAATGACAAATTTACCACTTTCGTTTTTGGTTACGGTCTGGTACGAAAGTGCGCAGAAATAGCGGGCTTTGCGATCTTCGATGCCTTCAAGCTTTTGCATCAATTTGACGTTGTTGGCTTCATCATCGCCGTGCTTGCCGCAATAGCGGGCACTGTAAATGCCTGGTTCGCCGTTCAATGCAAAAACTTCGAGTCCGGAATCATCGGCGAGTACGGTTGCTTCGATGTTTCGTTTGGCGAGCCATAGAGCTGTTGTGCTCGATTTGATAATGGCGTTCTCGGCAAACGAGTCTCCGTCTTCGATAATGTCTTCGTCGAAACCAATATCTTTTAATGTTTTAAATTCGTAATGATCGGTTCCCAAAATATGGGCGAAGTCTCTAATTTTTCCGGCGCTACCGGTTGCGATAACAAAAAGGTGTTTCATAAATTAGTGGTTAGTAAGCAGTGGTTAGTAAACAGGAATGAATTTAGTGGTTTGTAAGCAGAGGCTAGTAAATAGTGGTTAGTATGTAGGGATGTAAAAGGAACATTCTTATTGCAATCCTAACCACTAACCACTGACCACTAATCACTAGCTAGTACTTCTCCGGTTTCATGACTATCAAAATGGCGTCAACTATAGTTCCTATACCAAAAAGTCCACCGGTAAAGAGCCAAAGAAGTCCCGTCCAAATTTTCCCTTCGTAGAAACGGTGCAAACCGCAGATCCCGGGAAAAATGAAAATGGGGGCGAGGCAAAAACCAGGGATGAGGCATAGGATGAGCGCAATCCATTTATTATGTTCACCTTTAGCGGGCATAAAGACTCCTTGTTTGTTACGATTATAATTTAGAAAATGTGTGTTCAATGGTCGATAGTCAATGGTCAATAGTCAATAGCTGGTAACCCATAACTGATAACTAATGACCAAAGACCGATTCTGCTAGCTTCAACATTTATTATAATTCTTTTTGTGAAAATGAAAAAAATATCTCTTTCCTTATTGAGCCTTGCCGGTTTTTCGGCGGGCATGTTCCTTGCTGCATCCTGTGCTGCGCCATCTGTCAATCCTTCTGTACAGGCTACGGAATCCGCGCCGCCTGTGGTGCATGTTCCGGTTTATGCGGCTCCTGTAACGGTCTTCGAAATGCGCGTGCTCGATTTCGATAAGCAAGTTCGCGTCGTTGAAAAGCCAACGCTTGCGGCTCTTGACTTTGCGGCGTATTTCTCGAACCCGATTCGCATGGCGGGGATGGACGAAAAGCCTGAAAACTATACCGGCAAAAAGGCCAAAGCTCCGATTGCGGAATACCCGTTCCCGATGCTCGATTCTATTTCGGAATATGAACCGGATGCTGTTGCGGGGGTAGCGCCGATTGCGTGGGAACCTTTTGCAAAAATTCTCTATGCGCAGACGGGTGATGACGCCCTTACAAAAACATTGAATGAAGTCGAAGCTGTCAAGTGGGATGAACCGGATGTGTTCCGTGCGTTCCAGACGGTGAGCCGTTTGTGGGGCGTTCCTGGAACCGGTGAGAATCAAGGCAAGGTGGAATGGTGGGCCGAAGTGATGCCCGCTGTTTGGACCGGACGCGCTCCGTTCTATGGCAAACTCAAGATTGTTTCGGGGGGTGAATCTGCTGAAGTCTTGAATTATTACATGACAGCAGAAATGAACTCCGAAGAGGCTATGAACTGGGCTCGTACGCTTTCTTCGTACTGGTATCCGACTTTGAATACCGATTTGGAACAACATACTCCGGGTGCAATTTGGGAAAACTCTCGTGCGAATCGTCCGTTTGCTGTGATGCGCGGTAATCCGATGGGTAAGCCGATGTGGGTTGCTTTTGAAGTTCCTGCGTTCCGCTTGACGAATGAGCAGTTGCGCGCTGCCGCTGTTGCTGATTCTCTTGCAGCTGCCGGTGAAGTTGTGCCTGTAAACCGTACGCTCGATACGAGTTCGTATGCGCGGTTGGAAACGCTTGCGTCACTTGAAAATAGCTGCCCTGCAATGCCTGCGACAAAGAAGTTCCGCGAAGCATTAAAGAAAAAATTGGCAAAGCTCCCGAAAGAGCAAAATGCTTGGGCCGACAACGGCATGCTCTGGTTCCGCCGCAACGCAAATTATCTTGTTGCAGATAAAATTAGCGCTCAGGATAGCCTCCACAATCCGCTCCCTCGCATGATTGAACTCAAGCAATATCTGGAATCGCAAAATATTCAACTTTTAGTGGTGCCGATTCCTGTGAAAGAAGAAATCTATGCGGATAAACTTATTAAAGGAACTGATGCAGACTTGTGTGTGAACGTGAATGGCCGCGAATTTATTCGTGAAATGCTTGCTGCCGGGATCGATGTTCTTGATTTGTATCCGTCTTTGAAGGCTGCTCGCTCGGGTGACGAACCTCCGCATTACAGCTACCAGCGCTACGATACGCATTGGGCTTTGCCAGGCATGCTTGCCGCGATGGAACAACTTGCCTCCCGCGTGACGCAGTACAGCTGGTATGCCGATGCGAACCCGCAACCGGGAAGTCTCGTGATGAAGGATACGGTGGTGCTTCGCGAAGGCGATCTCGTCGCTCATTTGGCCGATAAGGAAAAGTCCAAATATCCTGCCGATACGCTTGCCGGTATGAAAATCTACAAGGGCGACAAGGCTTATAAGGGTGGCAAAAATGCACCGATCCTCTTGATGGGCGATTCGTTCACGGGCGTATTCGAATCTGTGGACCAGAAGAGCGGTGGCCCGGGTTCGCTCCTAGCTTATGCGACAGGCCTTGATGTACAAGTGCTTACGAGCTGGGGCGGTGGCCCAGGCGTTCGCAGCCGCTTAAAGAAAATGAAAAAGGACATGCAGAGCAAGCGTCTCGTGATTTACATGATGACTGCTCGTGACTTCTGGCAGAGCCCGATGGAATGGGACGGTATCTAGACGAAAGAACGCTCGCGATGCTCGCTACAGACGAAAGACGAAAGAATTATCGCTGTGACAATCAAAAAAAAGATTCTCTCTCGTCTCTCGTCTCTCGTCTATTGTCTAAACTCTTCTGGTCTGCGCTTTTTATCGCTGTTGTTGTGGCGCTTGCTTTGTTGCTTTGGAGCGGGCGTTCCGAGAATATGAGCTATCGCGAAATGGCTTGCGTTTTCGAAGAACGTGCACCTTCTTGTTTGGATTCCATTCCTGCATGGAACGAGGGGCTAGCTTTTTTTGACAGCAGTGTTGCCGCATCTCGTGACACGCTCGAATCGCTGAAAAACTTGCTATGGAAATTTTGGGATATTGAATTTGCCGGGGCGGGTGAAGCCGCGATTGCCAAAGAATCTGTGCTCCCGCTCCGCGTTCTCGAAAATAAAAAGTCCGGTTGCATGGGGCTTTCATGGCTTGCGCTCATGGTAGCGGAATCGCGTCATTTGCCATTGAATGCGATTCTCTTGCCGGGGCATGTTTTTTTGCGCTATGAATCGTCGAATGCGTCGTTTAATCTAGAACCGAACCGTCGTGGGTATTCGTACACCGATGCTGAATATCGTGAAAAATATCAAAAGGGTCCTTGGACTGGTCTAGAATTTAGACCGCTCAAACCTAAAGAATTTGTGGGCCTAGCAGCTTTTGATATCGGTAATCTTTTCCTTGAAACAGATATCCCTCGCGCGCTTACGTGGTACCGTATGGCCGAAGAATTTTTTCCGGCATATCCGGGAATTGATGTAAATCAAACCATTGCTAAAAATAGATTGCCAAATTCATTGTGATTACTTATTTTAATGGATAATTAAGGCGTGTTTAATGGATGATCAAGGCGTGTTTTTTAAGGGGAATAAATCAATCTGAACATTGGTTTGGGTTGGTTTAAAAAGCTATTTTTAGAGAGAAAATGTTTAACTGTTTTGCTCATCCCTTGTTCCTTGAAAAGGTACTTTTTCTGGTATCGTTTTTGCTTGCTTTTTCGGGTTGTGATACTTTTTATGGTGATCACGTTTGGCTTAATGCTCCCGTGGAAAATGATAAACTCCATGACGGATTGGTTGTCGTCAAAGCTTCGAAAGTGAAAAATTCGAGCGGAGGCTCGCTTTCGTATCTTGGAACGATTTCCACAAAAGCGAAGGCGAATGAACGCCCGCAGTTGCGTGTTGCCTTGGATTACGATTTCTCCATGGGTGTGCACGAGGTTACTTGCGCCGAATTTAAATCCATTATGGGGACAACTTTTGATGATCGGTGTAATGGTGAAGATTCGGATTTGCTGCCAGTGACAAAAGTGACCTATTTCGATGCCGTGCTTTATACGAATGAGCGCAGCAAGCGTGAAGGTTACGATACAGCTTACACGTATACCACGGCTTCTTTTGATGCCAACGGAAACTGCATCACGATGGAAGGGCTTGTTTTTCACCCAGAAGTAGATGCTTACCGTTTGCCAACGGAAGCGGAATGGCTTTTGGTAGCTGATCGTGACTGGCAACCATCGATTGAGTGGAATGCTCATAATTCTGGCTTTGAACCCAAAAATGTTTGTTCATATCCGCGCCTTCATGGTGATTTCTGCGATATGGGTGGAAACGTAAAGGAATGGGTTTCGGATTGGCTTGCGTATTTTAAGGACACGGTTATTACAAATTATGTGGGTGGGCCTGATGGTGGGGCTCTTGGCGAACGTGTGGTCAAGGGCGGCAGTTTTCGCAATGATCCATCTTCGATAAAGCTATATAATCGCGGTGATGTCTATATTGTGACTTCGGCTGCAAAGTCGGATTATCTGGGCTTTCGCATTGCGTTTGGAAAAATTCCAAATGCAGTGTGGATGGGGAGTGATGGCCGCGCGCGTGAAAGCCGAATTATTCCGATGGCAAGTGCAACTGTTGTCAAAAATAATATAGGAACATACCGTACAAAACTCGTATTCCGTAACGATGTGACCGGAAATTTAGCGTATGTTGATTACGTCAATGGTACGTTATCGGTTTCAGAAATTGTAGATACCCTCGATTCATATCATCCTGATATTTCTCCAGACGGAAGGCTTGTCGTTTTTTGCACGGGAATGGAAGGTGTTTCTGGAAAATCCGTAGCTTATGTTCGGCCTCTTTCGTTGGGAAAAGAGAAACCGTTGAAAATCAATGTGAAGGGGAATGTTTCTATTCCGCGATGGCGCGTATTAGAAAATGGTGATACGGTAATTGTTTATGTGTCCGATGCTGGAGACAATAAGAATGAATCGACTTTCAAGTCTACGAGTACGTGGCAGGTGAAGTATAGTCAGGGACGCTTTGGAACTCCGCAGAAGCTTTTTGACGGGGCCTATCATGGTGGTATCTCAAGTGATAACAAACTTGCTGTGACTGGAGCGCGGTTGTTGCGTGCTCGTATTGCTAGCTCTAATGGTACTTTGGCGAATGGTCGTGATACAGTTTGGTATAACGGAGAACAGGCTTGTAATGTGTCGCTTGCAAACGATGGTTCCAAGCGTGTCGCGTTCCTTGATTTCGGTGGTAAGACCGGAGCCGACTTTGTTGGCAAAAGTTATAGAACGCATGAACGTTTGCTGATTGCCGATAGCACCGGAAAACTGATTAAAGCGATTGCGGCTCCGGATGGCTTCAGCTTTGACCATGCAGAATGGGCTTTGAATTATATAAGCTCAAAACCGAATGGCGGTTTTATCGTTGCTACACTTACAAATCCCAATGGCGCTCATACAAAGGTAGTGCTTGTAAATGTTGACGATGGATCCGTTTTGAATTTGGCGGAAGGCGATGAACTTTGGCATCCGTGCATCTGGCGCCCCCAAAATTATATCCCAGAAAAAAGTGAACTTGACCCTGATAGTGCGGGAGTTTATTTGCATCCTGCTGATCAATGGGGTAATATCCTTATGCGTTTCAAAATGAATTTGCTTTGGAAGTACCGCGATTCTGCGAATGTCGTGATTTTGGGCTCGTCACGACCGATGTTTGGTGTATCTCCAACGAGATTTAGTCAACAGTTCTTTGTTGTTAATTTAGCACAAACTCCAAATTCTATTTATATGTCAAGGGATTTCTTGAATCTCTATATTTTAAGGCACTTGAAAAATCTCAAGTATATCGTTGTTTCGCTTGATATTGATTTTTGGCATAAGCAAGATGGTATTTATGGGGACAATTTTTTCTATAACGAATTTGAAAATTATCCTGGTTATGTCTATGATAGAAATCATGATTATTGGAGTGATGGATATCCTGAGGGATTGCTTGAATATACCGAAAATTCCGTGGGCTCGTCCGATGAAAGCATTTATATGAAAGATCGCGGGCGTTGTATGGTTGCTGCATGCAAATCCTGGCGTGATGATCCTGAAATCGAGCAAGATTCAAACTACCTTGATGCTCATTGGAATTTGATTGAAAATAGCATGGCTGCGCTTGTTTCTATTATCAAAGAGGCTGCAAAGAGAAATATTCGTGTTGTTGGGCTTATTTTCCCGCAAAGCCCTGCCTATGCAAAAACAGGATCTTTTGGACGCTATGGCTTGCGCCGTAGTTCTGCGGAAAAGCTGATTAGCGAAATTGAAAATTTGAAAAAGGAATATCCGAATTTTGTATTGATGGATGAAAATAAAATGGGAAAGCACGAGTATCCAGACAATATGGCTATCGATGAAGACCATTTGTGTTATGGAGGAAGTGTTTTGTTGACAGCTAAATTGGATAAATTCTTATTGTCATGGGAAGCAAAAAAATGAGATACTTTGAATTTTTATTGCTGATTGTTGCTCTGTTAAACGCTTGTAGCGATGACAGTGGTTCTCATGCTACGGAAAATCCGGTAGAGCATGAGGATATAGAAGGCTTTGTTTTTGTCAACGCTCATGGAAATTCGGCTTACTTGGGGACAAATGCAAGCAATGCACGGCAGAATGAGAAACCCCAGATGAGTGTGCTTTTTTCGTATGATTTTTACATTGGTGAGCATGAGGTAAGTTGCGGTGAGTATAAAGCTTTGCGTAAGGATGTAAATGTTCAATGCGAAAATGGAGATAATCGCCCAGTAACGAATGTGACATTCTATGACGCAGTGCTTTATGCGAATGCTAAAAGTAAACAGAATTTATTGGATACCGTTTATACATACACCAGTGCTTCTTTTGATGCTTCAGGAAGTTGTGACAACTTAAAGGGACTTGTTTTTCATGAAAATGTAAATGGATACCGTTTGCCGACCGAAGCGGAATGGGTTTATGTGGCAAGCCATGATTGGAATCCTGAAAAAGGTTGGAATAGCAATAATTCTGGATCCAATACTCATGATGTGGCGACTTCGCCTGCAAATGGCATTGGCGTTTATGACATGGCGGGAAATGTTCTTGAATGGGTCAATGACTGGTTAACACCTTTTATTACGGCATCCCCTTATATAATGGATTTTGTTGGCGGTGCCGATGAAGGTAGCCTTGGTGAACGGGTAGTCAAAGGCGGAAGCTATAGAAACGAACCTTCTGTGATCGATATGTATAGCCGTGGCGATGTATATACGGTTGTTTCTTCAACAAAGGGCGATTATTTAGGATTTAGACTTGCTTTGGGGGCGATTCCTAAGCCGACTTGGCTTGATGAATGCGGTGCCGTTAAGGAATCCATTGTAAAGTCTCAAGTGGATGTTTATGAAATGAAGCATGTCGTGGGAACTTTTGAATCGAAACTGGTTTTTCGCAATGATTTTTTAGGCAACTTGTCTTTTATTGATTTTGGAAGTGGCGTTGTCTCTGTTGTTGATATTAAAGGAACACAAAAGGCTTATCACCCCGATATTTCTCCAGATGGAAAACGAGTTGCTTATTGCTCTGGAATTGAAGGAAACAAAAGTGATGCATCGTCGATTTATGTCCGTGATTTGAATGCCGAAGGCTCTAACCTCGTGGAGCTGGATGTGAAAGGTGCTGCGATTCCACGTTGGCGCGTTCTTGACAATGGCGATACCGTCATTGTTTATGTAACGAATCCTGGCAATAATAAGGATGATGCTGCGTTCAAATCGACATCAACGTGGCAAGTGAAATTTGCCAATGGAAAATTTGGTAAGCCAGAAAAACTTTTCGATGGTGCTTATCATGGAGGCGTGAACGCCTCTAATACGCTCGCTGTAACGGGTGCTAGAATCTTGCGTGCTCGCATTGCGCCCAAAGGTAAGACTCTCGCAAATGGAATTGATACAGTATGGTATGGTGGGGAACAGGCTTGTAATGCCTCATTAGCAAATGATGGCAGCGATAGAACGTTGTTCCTTGATTTTGGCGGAAAGACGGGTGCTAAATTTGTGGGACAGTCTTATCGTACGCATGAACGCCTCTTGGTTGTTGATGCAAAGGGAAATCTCATCTAGAGTATTGCCGCACCGAATGGCTTTATGTTTGACCATGCGGAATGGGTGCTTGGTGGTTCGAATTACGCCGTGGCTTCACTTTCTAATGCCAATGGCGCACATCAAAAAAATGTGCTAATTAATTTATCTGATAGCACGGTGAAGACTCTTGTCGAAGGTGAAGAAATTTGGCATCCATGCTTATGGCATTCAAAAAATAATTACAATAGCAAAGATTTGGACACGGATAGCGCTGGTGTTTATTATCTGTCAAGCGCTTTTTACAGCGCTTTGGAACTCCGCGTAAAAATGCAACGATTCTGGGAAAAACGCGATAGTATTACCGCTGTCGCTCTAGGTTCTTCGCGTACGATGTTTGCTTTGTATGACAAAAACATCAAGTCGCATTACTTGTTGAATATGGGATTTTCTAACGCGCAGATGACGGGAATGTCTTATCTGTTTGTCAATTATGTGCTA
It contains:
- a CDS encoding tRNA-dihydrouridine synthase family protein, with the translated sequence MLKILFAPLQGYTTGIYRKAHAEIFGGVNAYYAPFLRIENGKPREKDLRDLECANADCANAKCADIAEGNARDLNAREIPQIIANSVDEFKILADALIAKGYTEIDFNMGCPFPMQVNRHRGAGLLNDAPTVQKIMDEIAKLSSATNETAPANAKKTAPIKFSVKMRLGQESPDEAFALLPILNETPLTQITLHPRLGKQQYKGAIDFKSFEKFYEECRHPLIYNGDITSVSQICEMERRYPKLAGVMIGRGMLAKPSLAAEYKALCSNEESSSAETRNINGAATPLNFFDKLLQMHQVIFDNACKTFQGDSQILSHVQSFWEYLEPSVPKKIFKRLKKAGKLSEYQEVIIEMRGSRE
- the rdgB gene encoding RdgB/HAM1 family non-canonical purine NTP pyrophosphatase, whose protein sequence is MKHLFVIATGSAGKIRDFAHILGTDHYEFKTLKDIGFDEDIIEDGDSFAENAIIKSSTTALWLAKRNIEATVLADDSGLEVFALNGEPGIYSARYCGKHGDDEANNVKLMQKLEGIEDRKARYFCALSYQTVTKNESGKFVISEPIIFEGECRGEINHAPVGNMGFGYDPLFVPDGETRTFAQMELEEKKVISHRGNAIRALKKALGK
- a CDS encoding TM2 domain-containing protein — protein: MPAKGEHNKWIALILCLIPGFCLAPIFIFPGICGLHRFYEGKIWTGLLWLFTGGLFGIGTIVDAILIVMKPEKY
- a CDS encoding transglutaminase family protein; the protein is MGRYLDERTLAMLATDERRKNYRCDNQKKDSLSSLVSRLLSKLFWSALFIAVVVALALLLWSGRSENMSYREMACVFEERAPSCLDSIPAWNEGLAFFDSSVAASRDTLESLKNLLWKFWDIEFAGAGEAAIAKESVLPLRVLENKKSGCMGLSWLALMVAESRHLPLNAILLPGHVFLRYESSNASFNLEPNRRGYSYTDAEYREKYQKGPWTGLEFRPLKPKEFVGLAAFDIGNLFLETDIPRALTWYRMAEEFFPAYPGIDVNQTIAKNRLPNSL
- a CDS encoding TIGR02171 family protein: MFNCFAHPLFLEKVLFLVSFLLAFSGCDTFYGDHVWLNAPVENDKLHDGLVVVKASKVKNSSGGSLSYLGTISTKAKANERPQLRVALDYDFSMGVHEVTCAEFKSIMGTTFDDRCNGEDSDLLPVTKVTYFDAVLYTNERSKREGYDTAYTYTTASFDANGNCITMEGLVFHPEVDAYRLPTEAEWLLVADRDWQPSIEWNAHNSGFEPKNVCSYPRLHGDFCDMGGNVKEWVSDWLAYFKDTVITNYVGGPDGGALGERVVKGGSFRNDPSSIKLYNRGDVYIVTSAAKSDYLGFRIAFGKIPNAVWMGSDGRARESRIIPMASATVVKNNIGTYRTKLVFRNDVTGNLAYVDYVNGTLSVSEIVDTLDSYHPDISPDGRLVVFCTGMEGVSGKSVAYVRPLSLGKEKPLKINVKGNVSIPRWRVLENGDTVIVYVSDAGDNKNESTFKSTSTWQVKYSQGRFGTPQKLFDGAYHGGISSDNKLAVTGARLLRARIASSNGTLANGRDTVWYNGEQACNVSLANDGSKRVAFLDFGGKTGADFVGKSYRTHERLLIADSTGKLIKAIAAPDGFSFDHAEWALNYISSKPNGGFIVATLTNPNGAHTKVVLVNVDDGSVLNLAEGDELWHPCIWRPQNYIPEKSELDPDSAGVYLHPADQWGNILMRFKMNLLWKYRDSANVVILGSSRPMFGVSPTRFSQQFFVVNLAQTPNSIYMSRDFLNLYILRHLKNLKYIVVSLDIDFWHKQDGIYGDNFFYNEFENYPGYVYDRNHDYWSDGYPEGLLEYTENSVGSSDESIYMKDRGRCMVAACKSWRDDPEIEQDSNYLDAHWNLIENSMAALVSIIKEAAKRNIRVVGLIFPQSPAYAKTGSFGRYGLRRSSAEKLISEIENLKKEYPNFVLMDENKMGKHEYPDNMAIDEDHLCYGGSVLLTAKLDKFLLSWEAKK
- a CDS encoding TIGR02171 family protein, whose amino-acid sequence is MRYFEFLLLIVALLNACSDDSGSHATENPVEHEDIEGFVFVNAHGNSAYLGTNASNARQNEKPQMSVLFSYDFYIGEHEVSCGEYKALRKDVNVQCENGDNRPVTNVTFYDAVLYANAKSKQNLLDTVYTYTSASFDASGSCDNLKGLVFHENVNGYRLPTEAEWVYVASHDWNPEKGWNSNNSGSNTHDVATSPANGIGVYDMAGNVLEWVNDWLTPFITASPYIMDFVGGADEGSLGERVVKGGSYRNEPSVIDMYSRGDVYTVVSSTKGDYLGFRLALGAIPKPTWLDECGAVKESIVKSQVDVYEMKHVVGTFESKLVFRNDFLGNLSFIDFGSGVVSVVDIKGTQKAYHPDISPDGKRVAYCSGIEGNKSDASSIYVRDLNAEGSNLVELDVKGAAIPRWRVLDNGDTVIVYVTNPGNNKDDAAFKSTSTWQVKFANGKFGKPEKLFDGAYHGGVNASNTLAVTGARILRARIAPKGKTLANGIDTVWYGGEQACNASLANDGSDRTLFLDFGGKTGAKFVGQSYRTHERLLVVDAKGNLI